One window of the Candidatus Methylacidiphilales bacterium genome contains the following:
- a CDS encoding ATP-dependent Clp protease proteolytic subunit, whose protein sequence is MHAKPEDSLSESKPKRSPLEDRLLKTRTILLFGEITQKVAREVSEKLIVLSAESDDPIRIFINSQGGHVEAGDTIYDMIRFVKPPVKIIGTGWVASAGALIYCAPPVENRFSLANTRFMLHQPSGGVGGQATDISIEAQEILKMRERLNRIFSRQTGQPIEKIEKDTDRNYWMTAEEGKKYGLVGKVVNSITEI, encoded by the coding sequence ATGCACGCAAAGCCTGAAGATTCCCTTTCCGAATCGAAACCCAAACGAAGCCCACTTGAGGATCGCCTGCTCAAAACGCGAACCATCCTGCTTTTCGGCGAAATCACCCAAAAAGTTGCCCGCGAGGTTTCGGAGAAGCTGATTGTGCTTTCCGCCGAATCCGATGACCCGATCCGCATCTTCATCAATTCCCAAGGCGGCCATGTGGAGGCAGGCGACACCATTTACGACATGATCCGCTTCGTCAAGCCGCCGGTCAAAATCATCGGCACCGGCTGGGTGGCCAGCGCAGGAGCCCTCATTTACTGTGCTCCGCCGGTTGAAAACCGTTTCAGCCTGGCCAATACGCGGTTCATGCTCCACCAACCCAGCGGCGGCGTCGGCGGTCAGGCCACCGACATCAGCATCGAAGCCCAGGAAATCCTGAAAATGCGCGAACGCCTGAACCGGATTTTTTCACGCCAAACCGGGCAGCCGATTGAAAAAATCGAAAAGGACACGGACCGGAATTACTGGATGACAGCCGAAGAAGGCAAAAAATATGGGTTGGTTGGGAAAGTGGTGAATTCCATCACCGAAATCTGA
- a CDS encoding MMPL family transporter: MIRIREWLQALMRGVARFTYRHPWWVIGGSMAVMAAGIWLSATRLGVLNDTNALIRQDSPVLRYYLDYLKEFNTKDPTLVVVESDSFEQNRLAVEALAARIQKIDRNQVRDVYYRNDLTKLKPHFMLFQKKEELETIRSQIETQRELLGRRGGNVDLNTLLDGAIEQFNRVDKARGKKGTLDDLESYADKMVKSLEALALELSRPVDDNKGPSAGSMMDDEITGFQRLVEQNEYLSFRDGKMLLITITPGEGDANSFSPYEKSIAQLKDIIAQTRKEFPSVKIGMTGEFVLMDEELRQSTHDSIVAAFVAVVLLALLFFFSYHELVRPALAIYALIHAIFWSLGFTVLAVGHLNIISQAFVLMLLGLGIDFSIQVIGRYEEERASGLEVLPSLENTLQFTGVAILTSGGTTAAAFYTMCFNDFIGLAEMGIIAGTGILCCLFASLVLYPALIAVADRRMKKPFHARPQYGERGRAVDQLLVSRPVRSLVLIGVGTVLLAWLGFGVKFDYNLLNLQNQKIEPVQLARHLGENPELPFMFGVIVAGNMDEAARMTTQLEALPTVASVSSPTKILPDNQEAKLKVMADIRRELNQLTISSAPSASVDLVKAKAGLATILQYSLMGQKEAEKMRQAKDKRIGQALRIFDRLLPALQKSVNSLNSLSEDEAVRRLNRYQLELIGSMQRQFDFLRSFNLETPVTLDDLPPQALAHYISPNGKILLEINPKENVMEQAANERFVADLRKVSPQATGTPVQNYTYITVLKDSYVNAAVLALLAIVVMVSIHFRHAGRVLLSLLPLGIGIIWTAGIMGLAGLQFNPANIITLPLVIGIGVAYGVYVVDRHEEEGRCSLFGSSTGKAILLSALATMIGFGSMMIGDYKGLVSLGLVMSIGIFCVFSASVLVLPQILFLMDECKALRHRDEQQKK; the protein is encoded by the coding sequence ATGATACGGATTCGTGAATGGTTACAGGCCTTGATGCGGGGGGTGGCGCGTTTTACCTACCGGCATCCATGGTGGGTGATAGGGGGTTCCATGGCTGTCATGGCGGCCGGCATCTGGCTTTCGGCCACGCGGTTGGGCGTGTTGAACGACACCAACGCGCTGATCCGGCAGGATTCCCCGGTGCTGCGCTATTATCTGGATTATCTCAAGGAATTTAACACCAAGGACCCCACCCTGGTGGTTGTGGAGTCCGATTCCTTCGAGCAAAACCGCCTGGCGGTCGAAGCCCTGGCCGCGCGCATCCAAAAGATCGACCGCAACCAGGTGCGGGATGTGTATTACCGCAACGATCTGACAAAACTCAAACCGCATTTCATGCTGTTCCAGAAGAAGGAGGAATTGGAAACCATCCGCTCGCAAATCGAGACGCAGAGAGAATTGTTAGGCAGGCGCGGCGGCAACGTGGATTTGAACACGCTGCTGGACGGGGCGATCGAGCAGTTCAACCGGGTCGATAAGGCACGCGGCAAAAAGGGGACGCTGGATGATTTGGAGTCGTATGCCGACAAGATGGTCAAGAGTCTTGAGGCCCTGGCGCTGGAACTTTCCCGTCCGGTGGATGACAACAAGGGCCCGTCGGCTGGGAGCATGATGGACGATGAGATCACCGGTTTTCAAAGGCTGGTGGAGCAAAACGAATATCTGTCGTTCAGGGACGGCAAGATGCTGTTGATCACGATCACGCCGGGAGAAGGCGACGCGAACAGTTTTTCCCCGTACGAAAAATCGATTGCGCAGCTCAAGGACATTATTGCGCAAACGCGGAAGGAATTTCCTTCCGTCAAAATCGGGATGACCGGCGAGTTTGTCTTGATGGACGAGGAACTCCGTCAAAGCACGCATGACTCGATCGTTGCCGCGTTTGTGGCCGTTGTGCTGCTGGCCCTGCTTTTTTTCTTTTCTTATCATGAGCTGGTGAGGCCCGCGCTGGCCATTTACGCCTTGATCCACGCGATTTTTTGGTCGCTGGGTTTTACGGTGCTGGCGGTGGGGCATCTGAACATCATCTCCCAGGCGTTTGTGCTCATGCTGTTGGGGTTGGGCATTGATTTCAGCATCCAGGTCATCGGACGTTATGAAGAAGAACGGGCGAGCGGGCTGGAAGTTCTTCCCTCGCTTGAAAACACCCTGCAGTTCACCGGCGTGGCGATTTTGACCAGCGGTGGCACGACAGCAGCGGCATTCTACACGATGTGTTTCAACGACTTTATCGGGTTGGCGGAAATGGGGATCATTGCCGGCACGGGCATTCTGTGCTGTCTGTTTGCCAGTCTGGTGTTGTATCCGGCCTTGATTGCTGTGGCGGACAGACGCATGAAAAAGCCGTTTCATGCGCGCCCGCAATATGGCGAAAGAGGCCGGGCTGTGGACCAATTGCTGGTGAGCCGCCCGGTGCGGTCGCTGGTTCTGATCGGCGTGGGAACGGTGCTGTTGGCCTGGCTCGGATTTGGAGTCAAATTCGACTATAACCTGCTAAATCTTCAGAACCAAAAAATCGAACCCGTGCAATTGGCGCGGCATTTGGGGGAAAATCCGGAATTGCCGTTTATGTTCGGGGTGATTGTCGCCGGGAACATGGACGAGGCGGCCCGCATGACAACCCAGCTTGAGGCGTTGCCGACGGTTGCATCCGTGAGTTCGCCCACCAAGATACTGCCGGATAATCAGGAGGCCAAACTTAAGGTGATGGCGGATATCCGCAGGGAATTGAACCAGCTTACAATTTCGTCGGCCCCCTCGGCTTCGGTTGATCTGGTCAAGGCAAAGGCGGGGCTGGCCACGATTTTGCAGTATTCGCTGATGGGGCAAAAGGAGGCTGAAAAAATGCGGCAGGCCAAGGACAAACGCATTGGCCAAGCGTTGCGGATTTTCGACCGTTTGTTGCCGGCCCTCCAAAAGTCGGTCAACAGTCTGAACAGCTTGAGCGAGGATGAAGCCGTGCGGCGCCTGAACCGCTACCAGCTTGAATTGATCGGCAGCATGCAACGGCAGTTTGATTTTCTCCGCAGTTTCAATTTGGAGACACCCGTCACGCTGGACGATTTGCCTCCCCAGGCGCTGGCTCATTACATATCGCCCAACGGCAAAATTTTGCTGGAGATCAATCCGAAGGAGAATGTGATGGAGCAGGCGGCCAACGAGCGTTTCGTGGCTGATTTGCGGAAAGTCAGTCCGCAGGCCACCGGTACGCCGGTACAGAACTACACGTATATCACCGTGCTGAAAGACAGCTATGTAAACGCGGCCGTGCTGGCCCTGCTGGCGATTGTCGTCATGGTTTCGATCCATTTCCGCCATGCGGGCCGGGTGTTGCTCTCGCTCCTGCCGTTGGGGATCGGCATTATCTGGACGGCCGGAATCATGGGCCTGGCAGGCTTGCAATTTAATCCCGCCAATATTATCACGCTGCCGCTGGTCATCGGGATTGGAGTCGCCTACGGAGTCTATGTCGTGGACCGCCATGAGGAAGAGGGGCGCTGCAGCCTTTTTGGCTCCAGCACCGGCAAAGCCATTCTCCTGTCAGCCCTGGCGACCATGATTGGATTCGGCTCGATGATGATCGGCGATTACAAGGGGCTGGTCAGTCTGGGCCTGGTCATGTCGATTGGGATTTTTTGCGTCTTTTCAGCCAGTGTACTTGTGTTGCCGCAGATTTTGTTTTTGATGGATGAATGCAAAGCGCTCCGTCATCGGGATGAACAGCAAAAGAAATAG
- a CDS encoding SulP family inorganic anion transporter — protein MAGGGDGFVNEESLRLMVRGWIAEAARLVARSNLKFFPNRFRFQKYDAFAFRQDLKAGINVALLTFPLGMAYAMIAGLPVQFGIYGSAVAAIVGPFFFSSRFLISGPSNATAVLVLSSFLLLRSQFELSEVMPLFLFMVGGFLVIGALVGVAGLVQYVSRTVVTGYITAASLHIMVNQLQNVLGYKVLDAATIWDISHQTFLHLPETSWPSLLLGVATACFWLLVRKKFPALPSVLLAIVGMSVVGFVMDHFGLKLAHIQEMPFGKWPLTLPHLNFTAISSLASAAVAVAFLSVLEATSISKSLANRSGDRVDSNQEMLGLGVANLACGLFGGMPASGSLTRSVLNWSSGAVTPLAGILSGVFCAMAALLLGPLVGAIPQTVLAAVVICVSFSLIAPDQIRIALKSTKSDRAVFISTFVAGILFKLDFSIYLGTFVSIILFLKKASRPELVEYSFNEEGHLYEIQDKLTRPNPQISIVHVEGELFFGAAELFRDQVRRVCDDPNLQVIILRLRNAYHLDATSVMALMELIRYLRESGRHLIISGARKDVYRVCRDSGLLDVLGRDNIFLASPQNPNLATRNALKRAKELIGKGPADIRIFYDPARGPKA, from the coding sequence ATGGCCGGAGGAGGGGATGGATTCGTGAATGAAGAATCCCTGAGGCTCATGGTGCGCGGTTGGATCGCAGAGGCCGCCCGCCTGGTGGCGCGCAGCAATCTCAAATTCTTCCCGAACCGGTTCCGCTTCCAGAAATACGATGCCTTTGCCTTCCGCCAGGATCTGAAGGCGGGAATTAATGTCGCGCTGTTGACTTTTCCCCTCGGCATGGCTTATGCGATGATCGCGGGCCTACCGGTGCAATTCGGCATTTATGGCTCGGCGGTGGCCGCCATTGTGGGCCCGTTTTTTTTCAGCTCGAGATTTCTCATTTCCGGGCCGTCCAATGCCACTGCGGTTTTGGTGCTTAGCTCTTTCTTGCTGTTAAGGAGCCAATTTGAACTCTCGGAGGTCATGCCGCTTTTCCTGTTCATGGTGGGCGGATTTTTGGTTATTGGTGCGTTAGTCGGCGTGGCGGGCTTGGTGCAATATGTTTCGAGAACCGTGGTGACCGGGTATATTACTGCCGCATCGCTGCACATCATGGTCAATCAGTTGCAGAATGTGCTGGGCTACAAGGTGCTGGATGCGGCGACGATTTGGGACATCAGCCATCAAACGTTTCTTCATCTCCCTGAAACCAGTTGGCCGTCGTTGCTGCTGGGGGTGGCCACCGCGTGTTTCTGGCTATTGGTGCGAAAAAAATTCCCGGCTTTACCCAGTGTTCTGCTGGCAATTGTCGGGATGTCCGTGGTGGGTTTTGTCATGGACCACTTTGGGCTGAAGCTGGCGCATATCCAGGAGATGCCTTTTGGCAAATGGCCGTTGACCTTGCCGCATTTGAATTTTACCGCGATCAGCAGCTTGGCGAGTGCTGCGGTGGCCGTCGCTTTTCTTTCGGTTCTGGAGGCGACGTCGATCAGCAAATCCCTTGCAAACCGTTCTGGAGACCGGGTGGACAGCAACCAGGAGATGCTGGGTCTGGGTGTGGCGAATCTGGCCTGCGGGCTGTTCGGCGGGATGCCTGCCTCGGGCTCGCTGACTCGTTCGGTGTTGAATTGGAGCAGCGGGGCGGTGACGCCGTTGGCCGGCATTTTGAGCGGCGTCTTTTGCGCGATGGCCGCGCTTCTGCTCGGGCCGCTGGTCGGGGCCATTCCTCAAACGGTTTTGGCGGCGGTTGTGATTTGCGTCAGCTTTTCATTGATTGCTCCGGACCAGATCCGGATTGCCCTTAAATCGACCAAATCGGACCGGGCTGTTTTTATATCAACCTTTGTGGCCGGCATTCTGTTCAAGCTGGATTTTTCGATTTATCTGGGGACTTTTGTTTCAATCATTCTTTTCCTGAAAAAGGCCAGCCGTCCGGAACTGGTCGAGTACAGTTTCAATGAGGAAGGCCACTTGTATGAGATCCAGGACAAGCTGACCCGCCCGAACCCGCAGATTTCCATTGTGCATGTGGAGGGGGAATTGTTTTTCGGAGCGGCGGAGCTGTTCCGCGACCAGGTTCGCCGGGTATGCGATGACCCGAATCTTCAGGTCATCATCCTCCGCCTCCGGAATGCCTATCATCTTGATGCCACCAGCGTCATGGCGCTGATGGAGCTGATCCGCTATCTGCGGGAAAGCGGACGCCATTTGATCATCAGCGGAGCCCGCAAGGATGTGTACCGCGTGTGCCGCGATTCGGGGCTGCTGGATGTGCTTGGGCGCGACAACATTTTTTTGGCTTCGCCGCAAAACCCGAACCTGGCCACGCGCAACGCCCTCAAGCGCGCGAAGGAATTGATCGGGAAGGGGCCGGCTGACATCCGGATTTTTTACGATCCGGCCCGCGGGCCGAAGGCGTAA
- a CDS encoding tetrahydrofolate dehydrogenase/cyclohydrolase catalytic domain-containing protein, whose protein sequence is MTAQLIDGKKIAEQIHLETAMAVQRLKSRGIEPCIAFIRVGEDPASQAYVGMKDKKAGTLGIKSKTHVFPQDLPEAELLKFIEELNRDHNVHGILIQAPLPRQISQTLVFSAVLPDKDVDGFNPVNMGKLLLGDPTGFRPCTPAGIQELLIRSDLSPAGKKVAILGRGNIVGKPLAAILCQKDSRANATVTLAHSATPNIGEITRHADIVVAAMGVAEFLKASMVKPGSIVIDVGVNRVDDPSSPKGSRLIGDIAFREICEVASHVTPNPGGVGPMTIAMLMANTVSAAEKQTHF, encoded by the coding sequence ATGACAGCCCAGCTCATTGATGGCAAAAAAATTGCCGAACAAATCCACCTCGAAACCGCGATGGCGGTCCAACGCCTCAAATCACGCGGCATCGAACCCTGCATCGCATTCATCCGGGTCGGCGAAGACCCCGCTTCACAGGCCTATGTCGGAATGAAGGATAAAAAAGCCGGGACGCTCGGAATCAAAAGTAAAACCCATGTCTTTCCCCAGGACCTCCCGGAGGCGGAACTGCTCAAATTCATCGAGGAATTGAATCGCGACCACAACGTGCATGGCATCCTGATCCAGGCGCCCCTGCCCCGGCAGATTTCCCAAACGCTCGTTTTCAGCGCCGTTCTGCCCGACAAGGATGTGGACGGCTTTAACCCGGTCAATATGGGCAAACTCCTGCTCGGCGATCCGACCGGATTCCGCCCCTGCACTCCGGCGGGCATCCAGGAATTGCTCATCCGCAGCGATCTTTCGCCTGCCGGAAAAAAAGTGGCCATCCTGGGCCGGGGCAACATCGTTGGCAAACCGCTGGCGGCAATTCTCTGCCAAAAAGACAGCCGCGCCAACGCCACCGTCACCCTGGCGCACTCGGCCACGCCCAACATCGGCGAAATCACCCGCCATGCCGATATTGTGGTCGCCGCGATGGGAGTGGCGGAATTTCTGAAGGCCTCCATGGTCAAACCCGGAAGCATTGTCATCGACGTCGGCGTCAACCGCGTCGATGACCCGAGCTCGCCAAAAGGAAGCAGGCTCATCGGGGACATCGCATTTCGGGAAATCTGCGAAGTCGCCTCGCATGTCACGCCCAACCCCGGCGGAGTCGGTCCGATGACCATCGCCATGCTCATGGCCAACACGGTTTCAGCGGCGGAAAAGCAGACCCATTTTTAA
- a CDS encoding EamA family transporter: MVSAFLYALSALAIKRSIELGIGPWRMTFLSNAMMAVLFGPFVFFGHGPLTFTPWWPPVLFGFLFFIGQVLTFLSLTRGDVSIVTPILGSKVVLVAVFLVVLLHEKLRASVWVAAILTTAGIALLQQGNHQAHRGRILRTVLLSIATSCCFALVDIITKYWCPLIGFFRMLPASFLVTFLLSFALLPFFRKPLIHLPEKSGKVLLLAIILLALQSVGMAIAIGYYGDAAGSNIVYGSRGLWSIALVWWIGHHFKNDESKTSLRILLFRVAGSALILSAIILIFI; the protein is encoded by the coding sequence CTGGTTTCGGCATTCCTGTACGCGCTGTCCGCCCTTGCCATCAAACGCAGCATCGAACTCGGCATAGGGCCGTGGCGCATGACCTTCCTGTCCAACGCGATGATGGCCGTGCTTTTCGGCCCCTTTGTATTTTTCGGGCACGGCCCCCTGACCTTCACCCCCTGGTGGCCGCCTGTGCTGTTTGGTTTTTTGTTTTTCATCGGCCAGGTACTTACCTTTCTTTCACTCACCCGTGGCGATGTGTCCATCGTTACGCCGATTCTTGGAAGCAAAGTGGTGCTGGTGGCGGTCTTTCTGGTGGTACTCCTCCACGAAAAACTCCGCGCGTCCGTCTGGGTGGCCGCCATTCTCACAACGGCGGGCATTGCCCTGCTGCAACAAGGCAATCATCAGGCGCACCGCGGCCGGATCTTGCGTACGGTACTGTTGTCCATCGCCACCTCCTGCTGTTTTGCCCTGGTGGATATTATAACCAAATACTGGTGCCCATTGATCGGATTCTTCCGTATGCTGCCCGCTTCGTTCCTGGTCACATTTTTGCTGTCGTTCGCTCTGCTCCCCTTTTTTAGGAAGCCGCTCATCCATCTGCCGGAAAAATCAGGCAAAGTCCTCCTCCTGGCAATCATTCTTCTGGCCCTTCAATCCGTGGGCATGGCCATCGCCATCGGCTATTACGGGGATGCCGCAGGCTCCAACATCGTCTATGGCAGCCGCGGCCTCTGGAGCATCGCCTTGGTCTGGTGGATCGGGCACCATTTCAAGAATGACGAATCCAAAACCAGCCTCCGCATCCTGCTCTTCCGCGTGGCCGGGTCCGCGCTGATTCTTTCAGCCATCATTCTGATTTTTATTTAG
- a CDS encoding DUF1439 domain-containing protein, producing MKRLLFLTFLPVCLSVFFLQGCGRTFQIEIPKSQVEKQVKSRFPVTRSGIFSITLQNPDLLFEGSRDRINVDTDVTVRTMGMFPAPGHVNVDGKLEYHPEDATIRLGDIKVRKVNIKGLPSGKHEEVIGMIGNLITPVLKSINLYQLNKSNRLESLASAHLKGFHVKDNSLVVIIGY from the coding sequence ATGAAAAGGCTCCTTTTTCTTACTTTTTTGCCTGTGTGTCTGAGTGTCTTCTTCCTTCAAGGCTGTGGAAGGACTTTTCAAATCGAAATTCCGAAGTCGCAGGTTGAAAAGCAGGTGAAATCGCGTTTTCCCGTGACCCGCTCCGGCATTTTTTCGATCACGCTTCAGAATCCCGATTTGTTATTTGAGGGCTCCAGAGACCGGATCAATGTGGATACCGATGTCACGGTGCGCACCATGGGAATGTTTCCAGCCCCCGGTCATGTCAACGTGGATGGCAAATTGGAGTATCATCCGGAAGATGCCACCATTCGCCTCGGCGACATAAAAGTCCGCAAGGTGAACATCAAGGGCCTGCCGTCGGGCAAACATGAGGAGGTAATTGGTATGATTGGCAACCTCATTACGCCTGTTTTGAAATCGATCAATCTGTATCAACTCAACAAGTCCAACCGTTTGGAAAGCCTGGCCAGCGCTCATCTCAAAGGCTTTCATGTGAAAGACAACAGCCTGGTTGTCATTATTGGATACTGA